In Microbulbifer celer, a single window of DNA contains:
- a CDS encoding glycoside hydrolase family 31 protein encodes MKEVSTAKPKRLLKKFGLATLLPTLLPTFLAAAMQPAFAESSQGTNPETGRSYQSHQLRDDKLVIETSDSQVTLTPLNSGALEVHYQREGMKQLPSFARAQLEADVQAQLRVSQDTLRYALGDLTAVIHKSPFAIEYLRNGKNLLAEEHGFFANETMRGFRFALQEQEKLIGGGQRVLGMDRRGHRLPLYNKAHYGYSTESNQMYFGLPAVMSSNKYILLFDNSATGTMDLGASEQDVMQFEAVAGRSAYIVVAGNTYPKLIENYVDVTGRQPMPPRWALGNFASRFGYRTEDQVRETVKAFREEDFPLDALVLDLYWFGPDIKGHMGNLAWDTNAFPKPVEMMAELKEQGINTILVTEPFVLSTAERWDNAVASNALAKNLAGKPKQFDFYFGNTGLIDVFSEDGRDWFWNIYKDLKDQGVAGWWGDLGEPEVHPSDTVHAIGMADEIHNAYGHRWAQMLYDNEKADSPEARPFIMMRAGFPGSQRFGMIPWTGDVARGWGGLQPQVELSLQMGLLGFGYTHSDLGGFADGESFDREPYIRWLQYGAFQPVYRPHAQGHIAPEPVFHDRETRDITRDFIKLRYRLLPYNYTLAFENSQTGMPLMRPLFFEDESNLALMDYKEAYLWGNDFLVAPVMDESDQVTVELPGGTWFDYWNDNQYAGDIARVDVSLKTIPVLVRAGAFIPTVGDMKNTREYSSKELRLDYYAHDSVDRSAGYVYEDDGVTANAFGKGLYEKLMFAGERTESGIEFRFDREGKGYSGAPQKRSIELVLHNWRQEPSSISAGGDIFKLVSAEKSLSNNTAWFNKRSKTLHVKFNWTEKHQALTVTL; translated from the coding sequence ATGAAAGAAGTAAGTACCGCAAAGCCCAAAAGGCTACTGAAGAAATTCGGACTGGCTACCCTGCTGCCCACCCTGTTGCCGACCTTCCTGGCTGCGGCCATGCAACCGGCATTTGCCGAATCAAGCCAGGGGACGAATCCGGAAACAGGTCGAAGCTACCAGAGCCATCAACTGCGCGACGACAAACTGGTGATCGAAACCAGCGACAGCCAGGTCACCCTGACACCGCTGAACAGCGGCGCGCTGGAAGTGCACTACCAGCGCGAGGGCATGAAACAGTTACCCTCCTTTGCGCGCGCACAGCTCGAAGCCGACGTACAGGCGCAGTTGCGTGTTTCACAAGATACCCTGCGCTATGCACTCGGTGACCTTACTGCTGTTATCCACAAGTCGCCTTTTGCCATTGAATACCTGCGCAATGGAAAAAACCTGCTGGCGGAAGAACACGGTTTTTTTGCCAACGAAACCATGCGTGGCTTCCGCTTTGCCCTGCAGGAGCAGGAAAAACTGATCGGCGGCGGACAGCGCGTGCTGGGGATGGACCGCCGCGGTCATCGCCTGCCGCTGTACAACAAAGCCCACTATGGCTACAGCACCGAGTCCAATCAAATGTACTTTGGTCTGCCGGCAGTGATGAGCAGCAACAAATACATTCTGCTGTTCGACAACAGCGCCACCGGCACCATGGATCTCGGCGCCAGCGAACAGGACGTGATGCAGTTTGAGGCCGTTGCCGGCCGCAGTGCTTACATCGTGGTAGCAGGCAATACCTATCCCAAGCTGATCGAAAACTATGTGGACGTCACTGGCCGCCAGCCAATGCCGCCGCGCTGGGCGCTGGGCAACTTTGCCTCGCGCTTTGGTTACCGCACCGAGGATCAGGTGCGCGAAACCGTCAAAGCGTTCCGCGAAGAAGACTTTCCGCTGGACGCACTGGTACTGGACCTGTACTGGTTTGGCCCGGACATCAAAGGTCATATGGGTAACCTGGCGTGGGATACCAACGCCTTCCCGAAACCGGTAGAAATGATGGCGGAACTGAAGGAACAGGGGATCAACACCATTCTGGTCACCGAGCCTTTTGTGCTTTCCACTGCCGAGCGCTGGGACAATGCCGTAGCCAGCAATGCCCTGGCGAAAAATCTCGCCGGCAAACCCAAGCAGTTTGACTTCTATTTCGGCAACACCGGTCTTATCGATGTTTTCTCCGAAGACGGTCGCGACTGGTTCTGGAATATTTACAAAGACCTGAAAGATCAGGGCGTCGCCGGCTGGTGGGGGGACCTGGGTGAGCCGGAAGTGCATCCCTCGGATACCGTGCACGCCATCGGTATGGCAGACGAGATTCACAACGCCTACGGCCACCGCTGGGCGCAGATGCTGTACGACAACGAGAAAGCAGACAGCCCCGAGGCACGCCCGTTTATCATGATGCGCGCCGGCTTCCCGGGTTCCCAACGATTTGGCATGATTCCCTGGACCGGCGACGTGGCGCGCGGCTGGGGAGGCCTGCAACCGCAAGTGGAGCTATCACTGCAAATGGGCCTGCTGGGCTTTGGTTACACCCACTCCGACCTCGGCGGCTTCGCCGATGGCGAAAGCTTCGATCGCGAGCCCTACATCCGCTGGCTGCAGTACGGCGCCTTCCAGCCGGTGTATCGCCCCCACGCCCAGGGCCATATCGCGCCGGAACCGGTATTCCACGATCGCGAGACTCGCGATATCACCCGCGACTTCATCAAACTCCGCTACCGCCTGCTGCCCTACAACTACACACTGGCATTTGAAAACAGCCAGACCGGTATGCCGCTGATGCGTCCGCTGTTTTTCGAAGATGAAAGCAACCTGGCATTAATGGACTACAAGGAAGCCTATCTGTGGGGCAATGATTTCCTGGTGGCACCGGTAATGGATGAGTCGGACCAGGTCACTGTGGAGCTTCCCGGAGGCACCTGGTTCGACTACTGGAACGACAACCAATACGCCGGCGATATCGCCAGGGTGGATGTCTCCCTGAAAACTATTCCGGTACTGGTGCGCGCCGGTGCATTTATTCCCACCGTTGGCGACATGAAAAACACTCGCGAGTACTCCAGCAAAGAACTGCGACTGGATTACTATGCCCACGATTCCGTCGATCGGTCCGCCGGATACGTCTACGAAGATGACGGCGTTACCGCGAATGCCTTTGGCAAAGGACTGTACGAAAAACTGATGTTTGCCGGGGAACGTACCGAATCCGGTATCGAGTTCCGCTTTGATCGCGAAGGGAAGGGTTACTCCGGTGCGCCGCAAAAACGAAGCATTGAGCTGGTGCTACACAACTGGCGTCAGGAGCCTTCATCCATCAGCGCAGGTGGGGACATCTTCAAACTGGTCTCCGCTGAGAAGTCACTCTCGAATAACACCGCCTGGTTCAACAAACGCAGCAAGACCCTGCATGTGAAATTCAACTGGACCGAAAAGCACCAGGCCCTGACCGTAACCCTGTAA
- a CDS encoding alpha-amylase family glycosyl hydrolase has protein sequence MNKFIQLLLASAIATSTLTACNSETGTPAPEESSTIVATNGKPVIYQVLPRLFGNTNATNKPWGTIEENGVGKFSDFTPKALEEIRALGADYIWYTGSLHHALVRDYTAFGISNDDPDVIKGRAGSPYAIKDYYSVNPDLANDPAKRLEEFKALIERSHDAGLKVIIDIVPNHVARNYQSLAKPEGVRDFGADDDTSVAYARDNNFYYVPGEPFQVPEAEDGYQPLNGESHPLADGKFEETPAKWTGNGSRAPQPAQNDWYETVKINFGVRPDGSYDFPQLPEEYAQKDFRAHAAFWADKEVPDSWKKFRQITDYWLEFGVDGFRYDMSGMVPVAFWSYLNSSIKMQKPDALLLAEIYQPDLYRDYIHLGKMDYLYDKVGSYDAIRAVMEGKAGTDPLVDIQKSLEGIEDNMLRFMENHDEQRIASPEFAGNPRAGIPAMVVSTTISGAPTLLYFGQELGEPGAGDAGFGKSSRTTIFDYWSVPTIRRWNNEGAFNSEKLSESEQQLRSFYQRLMNFSTESEALRGEYQDLHEYNRKHSAGYDDSVYTFARWSGDDRLLIVANFDKAPKNFELEIPDDLKKAWNPTDKETKLHDQLGSYQTKLQWKDASGSASIEIPPMSGYVLKLQ, from the coding sequence ATGAACAAATTTATCCAGCTTCTTCTGGCGTCCGCCATCGCCACCAGTACGCTTACTGCCTGCAATTCAGAAACCGGAACGCCGGCTCCCGAGGAGTCATCGACGATTGTCGCCACCAATGGCAAACCGGTTATCTACCAGGTACTCCCCCGCCTGTTCGGCAACACCAACGCCACCAACAAGCCCTGGGGCACCATCGAAGAAAACGGTGTGGGTAAATTCAGTGATTTTACCCCGAAGGCACTGGAAGAGATCCGAGCACTGGGCGCCGACTACATCTGGTACACCGGTTCCCTTCACCACGCACTGGTACGCGACTACACCGCCTTCGGTATCAGCAATGACGATCCGGATGTCATCAAGGGGCGCGCCGGCTCCCCTTATGCGATCAAGGACTACTACAGCGTGAACCCGGATCTCGCCAATGATCCGGCGAAGCGCCTGGAGGAGTTCAAAGCGCTGATCGAACGTTCGCACGACGCCGGCCTCAAGGTCATCATCGATATCGTGCCCAACCATGTTGCACGCAACTACCAGTCCCTCGCCAAGCCCGAGGGCGTACGTGATTTCGGTGCGGACGACGACACCAGTGTGGCCTACGCCCGCGACAACAATTTCTACTATGTACCGGGCGAACCCTTCCAGGTACCGGAGGCGGAAGATGGCTACCAGCCCCTGAACGGCGAAAGCCACCCACTGGCCGATGGCAAGTTTGAAGAAACACCGGCCAAGTGGACCGGCAACGGCAGCCGCGCGCCACAACCCGCCCAGAATGACTGGTATGAGACCGTCAAGATCAACTTTGGCGTGCGCCCGGACGGCAGTTACGACTTCCCCCAACTCCCCGAGGAATACGCACAGAAGGACTTCCGCGCACACGCGGCGTTCTGGGCAGATAAAGAGGTACCGGATAGCTGGAAGAAGTTTCGTCAGATCACCGATTACTGGCTCGAATTTGGTGTGGACGGATTCCGCTACGATATGTCCGGCATGGTGCCGGTAGCGTTCTGGAGCTATCTCAACTCCAGCATCAAAATGCAGAAACCGGATGCGCTGTTGCTGGCAGAGATCTACCAGCCCGACCTGTACCGGGATTACATTCACCTGGGCAAGATGGATTACCTGTATGACAAGGTCGGCAGCTACGATGCCATTCGAGCGGTGATGGAAGGTAAGGCCGGCACCGATCCACTGGTGGATATCCAGAAAAGCCTGGAGGGCATCGAAGACAATATGCTGCGTTTTATGGAAAACCACGACGAGCAGCGTATTGCCAGCCCGGAATTTGCCGGCAACCCTCGGGCGGGTATCCCGGCCATGGTCGTCTCCACCACCATCAGCGGTGCGCCCACCCTGCTCTACTTCGGTCAGGAGCTGGGTGAACCGGGCGCGGGTGACGCCGGTTTTGGCAAGTCGAGCCGCACCACCATTTTCGATTACTGGTCAGTCCCCACTATCCGCCGCTGGAACAACGAAGGAGCGTTCAACAGCGAGAAGTTAAGCGAAAGCGAACAGCAGCTGCGCAGTTTCTATCAGCGGCTGATGAATTTCTCCACGGAAAGTGAAGCACTGCGCGGTGAATATCAGGATCTACACGAATACAACCGGAAGCACTCAGCCGGTTATGACGATTCCGTTTACACATTCGCCCGCTGGTCAGGAGACGACCGACTGTTGATTGTGGCCAATTTTGACAAAGCGCCCAAAAACTTTGAGCTGGAAATTCCCGATGACCTGAAGAAGGCATGGAACCCCACAGATAAGGAAACAAAACTGCACGATCAGCTGGGAAGCTATCAGACAAAGCTGCAATGGAAAGACGCCAGCGGGAGTGCATCGATCGAAATCCCACCGATGTCCGGGTATGTGCTGAAACTTCAATAG
- a CDS encoding tetratricopeptide repeat protein, which produces MPGPTAMGGTAKQGAPDRVRRSLPLYRAISFIAILLLLFLAINAREIYRFFIPAPTLHPDRAVYTLAILPVQSEHLDTQWRWIRSGGQLLMQQALEAENSVKLVAQENVNGALDLFQIGGENARYAEVGRLLGADYLLHSEVTEHAQRDQFQLKVILINAYDGLQRTVLEDALVARSELSRTFQGVPHLIRDVLRIDDTHTTPTPLWSIDAELYTKAQHALNLGELESARDHLNALLESEPEYAPGWLMKARVAYLTGNIEAALHCLKSAIQHSADNTVTSLQARALDALWRGESQAAEAYLRRLIAAFPHLAAPRLDLAALLMERGDFQSSGAELERLVASHPQSPTAWLELAKSTIVAGNIQRAVDEYLVKALGLFQRLNNRSGEGDTLNAMGVAYQRLGQWQEAEKYYLRGYQLRYAEGDIRGQVVSLSNLATIQGIRGNLDAGLDTLEKAKILAKTMEDPAAYSEIFNQVGLMWEEQGRYEEALVNYRKALAIRMRMEDRWLQAESQNNVGFIYYLLADFDHAMIYWRQAAENFALTSDTLGEVQVKLNVAQLYLQRGSWSEALQALQMAEQMAKQAGLKEEVIIAQAYQGRLAFLQGSFQSADKYWSLASDYVSNRGDYRGAIEFGLWRAELALVLGKQERAANQLAELENLLREHGSPDQWVSEKLLRFRLAMDKENVSAAHDIYRDIETTLSTQVPQNFHLRAKTAALELGWKLSEDTESVASEGSDLVTETSTGPWQEYPVEKLRWLEVIALNQWKTQDWTALENTLDAAQGVMEEVDGYWKGYLFHHLKFVLSLEYGRGDIESRELANRAYSGLLNNIDPADRYAFQARNALPDDLAQN; this is translated from the coding sequence ATGCCGGGACCCACCGCCATGGGGGGAACAGCAAAACAGGGCGCACCTGACAGGGTGCGCCGTAGCCTGCCACTCTATCGGGCGATTTCATTTATCGCCATACTGCTTCTATTATTCCTCGCGATCAATGCGCGAGAGATCTATCGCTTTTTCATCCCCGCCCCGACTCTCCATCCGGACAGAGCGGTTTATACCCTTGCGATACTGCCTGTGCAGTCTGAACATCTGGACACGCAATGGCGTTGGATCCGCAGTGGTGGGCAACTGCTGATGCAACAGGCGCTGGAAGCTGAAAACTCGGTCAAGCTGGTAGCGCAGGAAAATGTTAACGGTGCGCTGGACCTTTTCCAGATTGGGGGTGAAAACGCCCGCTACGCCGAGGTCGGTCGACTTTTGGGCGCGGATTACCTGCTTCACTCCGAAGTGACAGAACATGCGCAGCGGGATCAGTTTCAGCTGAAGGTGATCTTGATCAATGCATACGATGGGTTGCAGCGCACTGTGTTGGAAGATGCTCTGGTGGCAAGGTCTGAGTTGTCTCGTACTTTTCAGGGAGTACCGCATCTGATCCGAGATGTTCTGCGGATTGATGATACTCATACCACGCCGACACCTTTGTGGAGTATCGATGCAGAGCTGTATACAAAAGCCCAGCACGCGCTGAACCTTGGGGAATTGGAGTCGGCAAGAGACCATCTAAATGCACTGCTTGAGTCGGAGCCCGAATATGCCCCTGGCTGGTTGATGAAGGCGAGGGTGGCGTACCTCACCGGTAATATAGAGGCCGCGCTTCACTGCCTGAAGTCGGCCATTCAGCACAGCGCAGACAATACAGTGACATCGCTGCAGGCGCGCGCACTGGACGCGTTGTGGCGGGGAGAGAGCCAGGCGGCGGAAGCGTATTTGCGGCGGTTGATTGCCGCCTTTCCCCACCTTGCCGCCCCGCGATTGGATCTCGCTGCTCTGTTGATGGAGCGGGGAGATTTTCAGTCCTCTGGAGCCGAGCTGGAAAGGCTGGTGGCGTCACATCCCCAAAGTCCCACCGCGTGGCTGGAGCTTGCCAAGTCAACCATTGTTGCTGGAAACATACAGCGTGCAGTAGATGAATATCTGGTGAAAGCACTGGGCCTGTTCCAACGTCTTAATAACCGTAGCGGCGAAGGTGACACGCTCAATGCGATGGGCGTTGCCTATCAAAGGCTGGGGCAGTGGCAAGAAGCGGAAAAGTATTACCTGCGCGGTTATCAATTGCGATATGCGGAAGGAGATATCCGAGGCCAGGTGGTCAGCTTGAGCAACCTGGCGACCATACAGGGTATTCGCGGGAACCTGGATGCCGGGCTGGATACGCTGGAAAAAGCCAAGATACTAGCGAAAACTATGGAGGACCCCGCTGCCTACAGTGAAATTTTCAATCAGGTAGGGTTGATGTGGGAAGAGCAGGGACGTTACGAAGAGGCGTTGGTCAATTACCGCAAAGCGCTTGCGATTCGCATGCGTATGGAGGATCGTTGGCTACAAGCGGAAAGCCAGAATAATGTCGGCTTTATTTATTACCTGTTGGCAGATTTTGATCACGCGATGATTTACTGGCGTCAGGCTGCGGAAAACTTTGCCTTGACCAGTGACACCCTTGGAGAGGTACAGGTAAAGCTGAATGTTGCGCAATTATATTTGCAGCGGGGCAGTTGGTCGGAAGCGCTGCAGGCGCTCCAGATGGCGGAACAGATGGCGAAGCAGGCCGGCCTGAAGGAAGAGGTCATAATCGCCCAGGCGTATCAGGGCCGACTGGCATTCCTGCAAGGAAGTTTTCAGTCCGCGGATAAATATTGGTCCCTTGCCAGCGATTACGTCAGTAACCGGGGAGATTACCGGGGGGCGATCGAGTTTGGTCTGTGGCGTGCCGAACTGGCGCTGGTGTTGGGCAAGCAGGAGAGAGCGGCCAATCAGTTGGCGGAACTGGAAAACCTACTGCGGGAACACGGAAGCCCGGATCAGTGGGTATCGGAGAAGCTGCTCCGATTCCGCCTGGCAATGGATAAAGAAAACGTGTCGGCGGCGCACGATATCTATCGCGATATTGAAACCACCTTGTCTACTCAGGTGCCCCAAAATTTTCACTTGAGGGCCAAAACTGCCGCACTTGAGCTGGGGTGGAAATTGAGTGAAGACACAGAAAGTGTGGCTTCAGAAGGTTCAGATCTGGTTACTGAGACCAGTACTGGCCCATGGCAAGAATATCCCGTAGAAAAGTTACGCTGGTTGGAAGTGATCGCATTGAACCAGTGGAAAACCCAGGATTGGACTGCGCTGGAGAATACTCTTGATGCAGCACAAGGGGTAATGGAAGAGGTAGACGGTTACTGGAAAGGCTACCTGTTCCACCATCTGAAGTTTGTGCTTTCGCTGGAGTATGGCAGAGGGGATATTGAATCCCGCGAGCTCGCCAACCGGGCCTATTCAGGGCTGCTGAACAATATAGACCCGGCTGACCGCTACGCCTTTCAGGCGCGCAACGCGCTACCCGATGATCTGGCTCAAAATTAA
- a CDS encoding DUF6689 family protein, with amino-acid sequence MLAATGASAGLLDLLRKPSIELKTGLLDLSLEELILNTSILGLIELEIDVNQVIAVLTLPGGIETDLIINFDRVIGLNEDSLGLSASELDPEDPALLQRLPAGAMVIPQADFPMLIEIEPVDNFAFANDVELEIHTHNLEFTPGTRLRLFAAAHGEAFRDITTYVGPGSYRSRGRRGKFSEFLVVEDNRDTDTVIATKFDYLRDLLEGYRGDIPPYIYWVLRTEINSAKNAWNFDDDDRATDLLDSAIETVNRNRGLIPNVWHPNLDMKNVAGEFTAAAQTLIFSLDLPD; translated from the coding sequence GTGTTGGCCGCCACCGGAGCAAGCGCGGGGCTACTGGATTTACTCAGAAAGCCCTCTATCGAACTAAAGACCGGCTTGCTCGATCTCAGTCTCGAAGAGCTGATCTTGAATACCAGCATACTCGGTCTGATAGAGCTGGAAATTGATGTCAACCAGGTGATCGCTGTCCTTACCCTGCCTGGCGGAATTGAAACGGATCTGATCATTAACTTTGACCGCGTGATCGGTCTGAATGAAGACAGTCTGGGCCTGTCTGCCAGTGAACTGGATCCGGAAGACCCCGCGCTGCTCCAGCGGCTTCCTGCCGGCGCCATGGTTATCCCTCAAGCCGACTTCCCCATGCTGATCGAAATCGAGCCTGTGGATAACTTTGCGTTTGCAAACGACGTCGAGCTGGAGATTCATACCCACAACCTCGAGTTTACCCCCGGTACGCGATTGCGATTATTCGCCGCCGCCCACGGAGAAGCATTCCGGGATATTACGACTTATGTGGGGCCGGGCAGCTATCGCAGCCGTGGACGCCGTGGCAAATTCTCCGAGTTTCTGGTGGTGGAAGATAATAGGGATACAGATACCGTAATCGCCACTAAGTTTGATTACCTGAGGGATCTGTTGGAAGGCTACCGGGGGGATATCCCGCCCTACATCTATTGGGTACTACGGACCGAGATTAACTCGGCAAAGAACGCCTGGAATTTTGATGATGATGACAGAGCGACAGATCTGCTAGATTCGGCGATAGAGACCGTGAATCGAAACCGTGGTCTTATTCCCAATGTGTGGCACCCCAACCTTGATATGAAAAACGTTGCCGGGGAATTTACTGCGGCGGCGCAAACGCTGATATTCAGTCTGGATCTGCCTGATTGA
- a CDS encoding DUF3014 domain-containing protein, producing MGGTIRDWLIALLVTAAVAFGIYWFAVRDAPEPDVPAPVTEPAPEPDPSVDLDEPKEPEIPPAPEPTEPEDPPRELPALNESDKEARADIISLSSDGALAKWIVSDEVVRKWVAAVNTATRGELMHKNRPFTNLKGEIAVKDLESRNDGTKVFVLSQENYQRYDQPVRLFAMVDTDTAVKLYQFWYPRLKQAYGELGLKNKNFHAALLAAIDQVLAAPEVEGPIKLVQPTVYYKFEDEKLEKMPGLHKLMIRIGPDNAARVKEKLRELKAALQTLPSQ from the coding sequence ATGGGCGGCACGATTCGCGATTGGCTGATTGCTTTACTGGTTACAGCAGCCGTAGCCTTTGGTATCTACTGGTTTGCGGTCAGGGATGCCCCCGAGCCAGATGTACCGGCGCCGGTTACAGAGCCGGCACCAGAGCCCGACCCCAGTGTCGACCTCGACGAACCGAAAGAACCGGAAATCCCCCCGGCTCCCGAGCCCACCGAGCCGGAAGACCCACCGCGTGAACTGCCGGCACTCAATGAGAGCGATAAGGAAGCCCGCGCAGATATCATCAGCCTGTCTTCCGATGGTGCCTTGGCCAAGTGGATCGTGTCGGATGAGGTCGTGCGCAAATGGGTCGCTGCAGTCAATACCGCCACCCGCGGTGAGCTGATGCACAAGAACCGGCCGTTTACCAACCTGAAAGGCGAAATCGCGGTCAAAGACCTGGAAAGCCGCAACGACGGCACCAAGGTTTTCGTGCTGTCACAGGAAAACTACCAGCGCTATGACCAGCCAGTGAGGTTGTTCGCCATGGTGGATACCGATACTGCGGTCAAGCTGTATCAGTTCTGGTATCCGCGTCTGAAACAGGCCTATGGAGAGCTCGGCCTCAAGAACAAAAACTTCCACGCGGCGCTACTCGCCGCCATCGATCAGGTGTTGGCCGCGCCGGAAGTGGAAGGCCCGATCAAACTGGTACAGCCTACGGTGTACTACAAATTCGAAGATGAAAAGCTGGAAAAAATGCCCGGCCTGCACAAGCTGATGATTCGCATCGGGCCGGATAATGCGGCGCGGGTGAAGGAGAAGTTGCGGGAGCTGAAAGCAGCCCTACAAACCCTCCCCAGCCAGTAG